One region of bacterium genomic DNA includes:
- a CDS encoding Rne/Rng family ribonuclease encodes MNSEIIINTATHETRIAILEDSKLVEIWVERPDNERMVGDIYKGRVNAIIPGIQAAFVDIGMEKSAFLHASDVSGSSIDFAAQYDLDEDEDEEEQPGRSGGKTQSGKKRGRGKFDRKYPPIESIIKKDQEIIVQITKEPISTKGARITSEISLPGRFLVLVPGGNKVGVSRKIESWAERKRLKHISGKHRPKGFGLIIRTLAQGKGEEEIAADVKDLMKSHEALMKKAEGVSPPALIHKEMGMTSGIIRDLLGEDVSRVIVDTREHYDEIRGYLNSISPNMVNKVHLYKDKEPIFDKHDIEREIENIFGRKIWLKNGEFLVFDHTEALSVIDVNSGRYLGKSTQEETILNTNKDAAVEIARQLRLRDIGGIIVIDFIDMANMDHRRIVEDVFVDALKNDRSKISISQISEFGLMEMTRQRVRPSLIHTFAEPCPTCGGIGMVQGRDTTVTKLERWLRRAESFGKEKSYTLFVHPAVFEYLIEDSEDRLNLLKSTTNLEVDLVADAKMPIDQFHCFSTVRAVDVTDEFNAGVKTRVRAETVSAAPQPKKSFSRPQNGDDSKFGRKPKAKTRR; translated from the coding sequence TTGAATAGTGAAATTATTATTAACACCGCCACCCATGAAACACGAATCGCGATACTCGAGGATTCGAAACTGGTCGAAATATGGGTTGAGCGGCCTGACAACGAACGTATGGTGGGGGATATTTACAAGGGCAGGGTCAATGCCATCATCCCCGGCATCCAGGCTGCATTTGTCGATATCGGCATGGAAAAGAGCGCTTTTCTCCATGCTTCCGATGTAAGCGGATCGTCGATAGATTTTGCCGCCCAGTATGATCTTGACGAGGACGAGGACGAGGAAGAACAGCCGGGGCGTTCCGGTGGAAAGACGCAGTCCGGCAAAAAAAGGGGGAGGGGGAAATTCGACCGGAAATATCCGCCTATCGAAAGTATCATTAAAAAAGACCAGGAAATCATTGTCCAGATAACCAAGGAGCCCATTTCCACAAAGGGCGCGCGGATTACCTCCGAGATTTCTCTCCCCGGGAGATTCCTCGTGCTGGTGCCCGGCGGCAACAAGGTGGGTGTATCGCGCAAGATTGAGTCATGGGCCGAGCGCAAGCGCCTGAAGCATATTTCGGGCAAACACAGGCCAAAAGGGTTCGGGCTCATTATCAGGACGCTTGCCCAGGGGAAAGGCGAGGAAGAAATCGCGGCTGATGTCAAGGACCTCATGAAAAGTCATGAGGCGCTCATGAAAAAGGCCGAAGGTGTTTCCCCGCCGGCGCTTATCCATAAGGAAATGGGGATGACCTCGGGTATTATCCGCGATCTTTTAGGCGAGGATGTCAGCCGCGTGATTGTCGATACCAGGGAGCACTATGATGAAATCAGGGGGTATCTGAACTCGATCTCCCCGAATATGGTCAATAAAGTCCATCTTTATAAAGACAAGGAGCCCATATTTGACAAACATGATATCGAACGTGAGATCGAGAATATATTCGGCAGGAAAATCTGGCTTAAAAACGGCGAATTCCTTGTATTCGATCACACTGAAGCCCTGTCGGTCATCGATGTCAACAGCGGCCGGTATCTCGGTAAATCGACACAGGAGGAGACAATCCTCAATACCAACAAGGATGCCGCGGTCGAAATAGCCCGTCAGCTCCGTCTCAGGGATATCGGCGGTATCATTGTTATCGACTTTATCGACATGGCGAATATGGATCACCGGAGAATCGTCGAGGATGTGTTCGTCGACGCCCTCAAGAACGACCGCTCTAAGATTTCCATTTCCCAGATCAGCGAATTCGGCCTCATGGAAATGACCCGTCAGCGTGTCAGGCCGAGCCTTATCCATACCTTCGCCGAACCATGCCCTACCTGCGGCGGCATCGGGATGGTACAGGGACGCGACACTACGGTCACCAAGCTCGAACGCTGGCTCAGGCGCGCCGAGAGTTTCGGAAAAGAGAAGAGTTACACGTTGTTCGTACACCCGGCGGTTTTCGAATATCTCATCGAAGACAGCGAGGATCGGCTCAACCTTCTGAAGTCGACGACGAACCTCGAGGTCGATCTCGTCGCCGATGCGAAGATGCCGATCGATCAGTTCCATTGCTTCAGCACCGTGCGCGCGGTCGATGTTACCGATGAATTCAACGCCGGTGTCAAAACCCGCGTTCGTGCCGAGACGGTATCGGCGGCTCCGCAGCCGAAAAAATCGTTTTCACGGCCGCAGAACGGCGACGACAGTAAGTTCGGCCGCAAACCGAAGGCGAAGACGAGACGGTAG
- a CDS encoding type II toxin-antitoxin system HicA family toxin: MPRLKPENWKVLECIFLKLGFIMERKRGSHRTYVKNGVARPVIIPQYSDVDIEIIKSNMRTANLSRELYFQLLDECKKTA, from the coding sequence ATGCCGCGCTTAAAACCTGAAAACTGGAAGGTCCTGGAGTGCATTTTTCTTAAGCTCGGATTTATCATGGAACGGAAGCGTGGAAGCCATCGAACATACGTCAAAAACGGCGTGGCGCGTCCGGTGATTATTCCCCAATACTCGGATGTCGATATCGAAATCATCAAATCAAACATGCGTACGGCGAATCTCTCACGGGAACTCTATTTTCAACTTCTTGATGAATGTAAGAAAACCGCTTGA
- a CDS encoding anaerobic ribonucleoside-triphosphate reductase activating protein produces the protein MEAPQYTLSDVPVAGIEPMTTIDFPGRMAAVFFTQGCPWNCRYCHNPSCRVHDFPVSFERPHIESFLIERSDFLDGVVISGGEPTIHPALPDFLEWIRDIGYLTALHTNGYNPEMLRYLLKHELLDYVAMDVKGSPATYDRITRAQNSCVKASWSISAIVSSGIQYEFRTTWHPLLMTEKELLDTVRAVYSAGGRRYFIQRSRAQGVRDDELVRFGDVIDVPEKVVKEARKLFDEFEVR, from the coding sequence ATGGAAGCACCTCAATACACACTTTCAGATGTCCCCGTCGCCGGAATCGAGCCTATGACGACCATAGACTTTCCCGGCAGAATGGCGGCTGTTTTTTTTACCCAGGGCTGTCCCTGGAACTGCAGGTACTGTCATAATCCGTCATGCAGGGTTCACGATTTCCCCGTCAGTTTCGAGCGCCCGCATATCGAATCGTTTCTCATTGAGCGGAGCGATTTTCTCGATGGCGTTGTCATTTCGGGGGGCGAGCCGACGATTCACCCGGCGCTGCCTGATTTCCTTGAATGGATCAGGGACATCGGTTACCTGACCGCTCTTCACACGAACGGGTACAACCCGGAAATGCTCCGGTATCTCCTCAAGCACGAGCTGCTCGATTATGTCGCCATGGATGTTAAGGGTTCTCCGGCGACATACGACCGTATCACCAGGGCGCAGAATTCCTGTGTCAAGGCGTCCTGGAGCATCTCGGCCATCGTTTCATCCGGGATACAGTACGAATTCAGAACGACCTGGCATCCGCTCCTCATGACGGAAAAAGAGCTCCTCGACACCGTCCGGGCAGTATACAGCGCAGGCGGGCGGCGCTATTTCATTCAGCGGAGCCGCGCCCAGGGTGTCCGTGACGATGAGCTCGTCCGGTTCGGCGATGTGATCGATGTGCCCGAGAAGGTGGTGAAAGAAGCGCGAAAACTGTTCGATGAGTTCGAGGTGAGATAG
- a CDS encoding anaerobic ribonucleoside-triphosphate reductase: MVQTVIGNHTIVLKDEERQQCEIWTRVMGYYRPVSEFNIGKKSEHTERVYFSEKKTTESVSL; encoded by the coding sequence ATGGTTCAGACAGTGATCGGCAATCACACAATCGTCCTCAAAGACGAGGAACGTCAGCAGTGTGAAATCTGGACGAGGGTCATGGGATACTACCGTCCCGTGAGCGAATTCAACATCGGCAAAAAAAGCGAACACACGGAAAGGGTATATTTCAGCGAAAAAAAGACGACTGAATCAGTCTCTCTCTGA
- a CDS encoding site-specific DNA-methyltransferase — protein MKEAFIRNKELPRFFGEINLIGEKRLFDISLINTDKPELFYKHPNGEIWIGDSITWLNSLPKCSVDLIFADPPYNIKKADWDNFESQKKYIEWSLKWIEPASKILKSTGTLYICGFSEILADLKAPSMKFFKSCRWIIWNYKNKANLGKDWGRSHESILLFRKSNNFTFNIDSIRIPYSKHTLKYPDHPQALTSQYGNGKNHIWKPSPNGAKPQDVMEIPTTCNGMHEKTPHPTQKPEELLRKIILASSNIGDTVLDPFLGSGTTAVASEQLKRKWIGCDFSREYLEWAINRIELVEYWEIEKWIKYDYNNMLRRKSIR, from the coding sequence ATGAAAGAAGCATTTATACGAAATAAAGAATTACCCCGATTTTTCGGAGAGATTAATTTGATCGGCGAAAAAAGGCTTTTTGATATTAGTTTAATTAATACTGATAAGCCTGAATTATTTTACAAACACCCCAACGGTGAAATTTGGATAGGTGATTCGATTACTTGGCTAAATTCATTACCAAAATGTTCTGTAGATTTAATCTTTGCAGACCCACCTTATAACATCAAAAAGGCAGATTGGGATAATTTTGAATCACAGAAAAAATATATTGAATGGTCTTTGAAATGGATTGAACCAGCATCTAAAATTTTGAAGTCTACAGGGACACTTTATATTTGTGGATTTTCTGAAATATTAGCAGACTTAAAAGCTCCTTCAATGAAGTTTTTTAAAAGTTGTCGGTGGATTATCTGGAATTATAAAAATAAAGCAAATTTAGGTAAAGATTGGGGACGCTCCCATGAAAGCATTTTACTTTTTAGAAAATCAAATAATTTCACCTTTAATATTGACTCAATTAGAATTCCTTACTCGAAACATACCCTTAAATATCCCGACCATCCACAGGCTTTAACTAGCCAATACGGTAATGGAAAAAATCATATATGGAAACCAAGCCCCAACGGAGCAAAGCCCCAGGATGTTATGGAAATACCAACTACCTGTAATGGAATGCATGAAAAAACTCCGCATCCGACACAGAAGCCTGAAGAATTGTTAAGAAAGATTATTTTAGCCTCATCAAATATAGGAGATACTGTTTTGGACCCGTTTTTGGGTTCAGGTACAACGGCAGTAGCATCCGAACAATTAAAAAGGAAATGGATAGGCTGTGATTTTAGCCGAGAATATCTTGAATGGGCGATTAATCGTATTGAATTGGTGGAATACTGGGAAATCGAAAAGTGGATAAAATATGATTATAATAACATGCTGAGAAGGAAATCTATACGATGA
- a CDS encoding ribonucleoside triphosphate reductase produces the protein MKFEFSVPFAEVRKRDGRRVAFDPDKIRKAIAKAGAASGEFDQFEAELLTGQVIKVLSHSSRKGIPGIEQIQDIVEHVLITSNHLKTARAYIVYREQHRKLREDRKTVVDVFSSVNEYLDRADWRINANANQGYSLGGLILNVSGKVIANYWLNHVYSEEIGEAHRNADIHIHDLDMLSGYCAGWSLRTLLNDGFNGVPGKVEASPPKHLSSAVGQMVNFLGTLQNEWAGAQAFSSFDTYLAPFVRVDRLSYDDVLQHIQEFVYNLNVPSRWGTQTPFTNVTFDLVCPADLNWQKPLIGGVEQDFTYGDLQFEMDMINRAFIEVMSRGDAKGRVFTFPIPTYNITKDFPWEHPNTDLLFDMTAKYGIPYFQNFINSDLQPNMVRSMCCRLQLDLRELLKRGNGLFGSAEMTGSIGVVTVNCARLGYLAKGDKKDFYERLDGLLILAKEALTVKRKVIQRLIDNSLFPYTKRYLKDIRNHFSTIGVNGINECIRNFTRNEYDITDERGHAFACEILDHMREKIVDFQEETGNLFNLEATPAEGTTYRFAKEDKKRFPDILQAGMFDAPYYTNSSQLPVGHTDDPFAALTHQEALQGKYTGGTVFHLYMSEHISSPEACKNLVRKTLERFRIPYITVTPVFSICPKHGYITGEHTYCPKCDEELIARKYSTMTLDDSL, from the coding sequence ATGAAATTTGAATTCAGTGTACCGTTTGCCGAGGTCCGCAAACGTGACGGCAGACGTGTTGCTTTCGATCCTGATAAAATACGAAAGGCCATTGCAAAAGCAGGCGCTGCATCCGGCGAATTCGACCAGTTCGAGGCGGAGCTGCTGACAGGGCAGGTTATAAAGGTTCTTTCCCACAGTTCCCGCAAGGGGATACCGGGAATTGAGCAGATTCAGGATATTGTCGAACATGTCCTCATTACCTCGAACCATCTGAAAACCGCCCGCGCCTATATCGTCTACCGTGAACAGCACCGTAAACTCCGCGAAGACCGGAAAACCGTCGTCGATGTATTCAGCTCGGTGAACGAGTATCTCGACCGCGCCGACTGGCGCATCAATGCAAACGCGAATCAGGGCTATTCGCTCGGCGGCCTCATACTCAACGTTTCCGGCAAGGTTATCGCCAACTACTGGCTCAATCATGTCTACAGCGAAGAGATCGGGGAAGCGCACCGTAACGCCGACATTCACATCCACGATCTCGATATGCTTTCGGGATACTGCGCCGGCTGGTCGCTCAGAACGCTCCTCAATGACGGATTCAATGGCGTTCCCGGAAAGGTCGAGGCCTCACCGCCAAAGCACCTTTCGAGCGCTGTCGGGCAGATGGTGAATTTCCTTGGCACGCTCCAGAACGAATGGGCGGGCGCCCAGGCGTTCAGCTCGTTCGATACGTACCTCGCCCCGTTCGTCCGCGTAGACCGTCTTTCATACGATGATGTGCTCCAGCACATCCAGGAATTCGTCTACAACCTCAATGTCCCGTCACGGTGGGGAACGCAGACGCCGTTCACCAATGTCACGTTCGACCTTGTGTGCCCGGCGGACCTGAACTGGCAAAAGCCCCTCATCGGCGGTGTGGAGCAGGATTTTACGTACGGCGACCTGCAGTTCGAGATGGACATGATCAACCGTGCGTTCATCGAGGTCATGAGCCGCGGAGATGCAAAAGGCAGGGTGTTCACGTTCCCGATACCGACCTACAATATCACCAAGGACTTCCCGTGGGAGCATCCGAATACCGACCTGCTGTTCGATATGACCGCCAAGTACGGCATCCCGTACTTTCAGAATTTCATCAACTCCGACCTGCAGCCCAACATGGTCAGGTCCATGTGCTGCCGTCTCCAGCTCGATCTCCGTGAGCTTCTCAAACGCGGCAACGGCCTGTTCGGGTCGGCTGAAATGACCGGCTCGATCGGCGTGGTGACAGTCAACTGCGCCCGTCTCGGGTACCTCGCAAAAGGGGACAAGAAGGATTTTTACGAGCGGCTCGACGGGCTTCTTATCCTCGCTAAGGAAGCGCTCACCGTCAAACGCAAGGTGATCCAGCGCCTCATCGATAACAGCCTTTTCCCATATACCAAGCGCTATCTCAAGGACATCCGCAATCATTTTTCCACTATCGGGGTGAACGGCATCAACGAATGCATCAGGAATTTCACCCGGAACGAGTATGACATCACCGACGAGCGGGGGCATGCGTTTGCCTGTGAAATTCTCGATCACATGAGAGAAAAAATCGTGGATTTCCAGGAGGAAACCGGAAATCTGTTCAACCTCGAAGCCACACCGGCGGAGGGAACCACCTACCGTTTCGCCAAGGAAGACAAGAAACGGTTTCCCGATATTCTCCAGGCCGGCATGTTCGATGCGCCGTACTATACGAATTCGAGCCAGCTCCCTGTCGGGCATACCGACGATCCTTTCGCCGCCCTCACTCACCAGGAGGCGCTCCAGGGGAAATACACCGGCGGAACGGTCTTCCACCTCTACATGAGCGAACATATTTCCAGCCCGGAAGCGTGCAAGAATCTGGTAAGAAAGACCCTCGAACGGTTCCGGATCCCCTACATAACGGTAACGCCGGTTTTTTCCATCTGCCCGAAGCACGGCTACATTACGGGGGAGCACACGTACTGTCCCAAGTGCGACGAGGAGCTTATCGCACGGAAATATTCAACGATGACATTAGATGATTCTCTGTAA
- a CDS encoding LemA family protein — MRKVLIVLAVILLVLLVVGVMAFSWIKTTYNTMVTMDEEVNGAWAQLENVYQRRFDLIPNLVETVKGYAAHENEVLTQVTEARAKVGGAGTPDARLKAEGELTGALSRLMVVVENYPDLKANQNFIMLQDQLEGTENRIAVERGRYINMVKLFNQYIRRFPTNLIASAFNFKTRETFESVEGAKTAPKVQFK; from the coding sequence ATGAGAAAAGTTCTTATCGTTCTTGCAGTTATTTTACTCGTGCTCCTTGTTGTCGGAGTCATGGCGTTTTCGTGGATCAAGACCACATACAACACCATGGTGACTATGGACGAGGAAGTCAACGGGGCATGGGCGCAGCTCGAAAATGTCTACCAGCGCAGATTCGACCTCATACCGAATCTCGTGGAAACTGTTAAAGGATATGCGGCGCATGAAAACGAGGTGCTGACGCAGGTGACCGAGGCGCGGGCGAAAGTCGGCGGCGCAGGGACACCCGATGCGCGGCTCAAAGCCGAGGGCGAGCTGACAGGCGCGCTGTCACGGCTTATGGTCGTGGTGGAAAACTATCCGGACCTCAAGGCGAACCAGAATTTCATCATGCTCCAGGATCAGCTCGAGGGCACGGAAAACCGTATCGCTGTCGAGCGCGGACGGTATATCAATATGGTAAAATTGTTCAACCAGTATATACGGCGTTTCCCGACCAATCTGATCGCCTCGGCGTTCAATTTCAAAACCCGGGAAACATTCGAGTCTGTCGAAGGGGCGAAAACCGCGCCGAAGGTGCAATTCAAGTAA
- a CDS encoding TPM domain-containing protein has product MYKKRSLWFLLLAVLFLWSPLSHAVNFPKPVGHVNDFAGVMNGSAKNELESALRDVKSQTGAEIAVVTVKDMGGLDEQTYAVELMKAWGIGSKERNDGVLLLLAVQERRVKIEVGYGLEPLITDGLSGQILDRYVVPSLKKNDYTTGLAQGALALASVIARDKGVTLSGGAAQAQQYQPRPVKRTTSPIFPLFKIFFIIVIFILLSRRRRGGGGGFLTGMILGSMLGGGGRHHYGGGFGGGFGGGGGFGGFGGGFSGGGGASRGF; this is encoded by the coding sequence GTGTATAAAAAACGTTCACTATGGTTTCTCTTACTTGCCGTACTGTTTTTGTGGAGTCCGTTGAGTCATGCGGTCAATTTCCCAAAACCTGTGGGGCATGTCAACGATTTCGCCGGTGTCATGAACGGCTCCGCAAAAAACGAGCTTGAATCGGCCCTCCGCGATGTCAAGAGCCAGACCGGTGCCGAAATCGCCGTGGTGACCGTGAAAGACATGGGTGGGCTCGATGAACAGACGTACGCAGTGGAACTCATGAAAGCATGGGGTATCGGGTCGAAGGAGCGTAATGACGGCGTTCTCCTCCTTCTCGCGGTTCAGGAGCGACGGGTAAAGATCGAGGTCGGGTACGGTCTCGAACCTCTCATAACGGACGGCCTGTCGGGACAGATACTCGACCGGTATGTCGTGCCGTCCCTGAAAAAGAACGATTACACGACCGGACTTGCACAGGGCGCGCTCGCTCTGGCCTCGGTCATCGCCCGTGACAAGGGTGTCACCCTGAGCGGCGGCGCTGCTCAGGCCCAGCAATATCAGCCTCGACCGGTAAAGAGAACCACGAGTCCGATCTTTCCGCTCTTCAAAATATTTTTCATCATTGTTATTTTCATACTCCTTTCCAGGAGGCGGCGGGGCGGAGGCGGCGGATTTCTCACCGGAATGATCCTGGGTAGTATGCTCGGCGGCGGCGGAAGACATCATTATGGCGGTGGTTTCGGCGGCGGATTCGGCGGAGGTGGCGGTTTCGGCGGCTTTGGCGGCGGATTTTCGGGCGGAGGAGGAGCGTCACGGGGATTCTGA
- a CDS encoding beta galactosidase jelly roll domain-containing protein gives MLTLLFSCLVFSGCGKKQVTSTEPIPLPEHPRPDFSRTDWINLNGRWSFALDSLDVGAAREWFREGTPFPDTITVPFSWASPLSGIGRKDVHIAWYARDFEVPKTWDNRFVFLVIGASDFTTKVWVNGHEIGVHEGGYTPFEFEITEALFEKGANHLVIRVEDEPTPGRLVGKQVYGEAKGIWQTVYLEPRSELHLKMAHFSPDIDRKLVKMHLAFSAATGMNDEVSIAFADTSIAPVRKPLPPGQGEFTLTIPVPKPHLWNLDDPYLYNVDITLISEKAAIDTVHTYFGMRKIGAAYRPNSRDMYVTLNNKPVYLRMTLDQSYHPEGFCTFPSDEFMRGEIERAKTIGLNCLRIHIKTEMPRKLYWADRLGLLLMCDIPNINGEPTEYGRKNWEYTAFNQIERDYNHPSIFSWVLFNETWGLVTRIEKLPGEFVHEYMPETQAWVKSMYLTAKNADPTRLVEDNSPDQGRRWHVMTDINSWHAYLPGYRWAEYMDEVVRNTFPGSEWNFIGGNKQPDIPMMNSECGNVWGYKGGTGDVDISYEYHIMMNEYRRRPRISGFLFTEFHDVINEWNGYYRFDRSMKDFGLDELCPGMTVRDFHSDLYLIPGGDFKKIVAPGDTFSVPVTASFLSDTVPGELTVKTLFHGWNRFGDHREYSADSLTVRPVKYSVVKLPDVKLTAPKEECIAMFCTFLIDAKGDTLHRNFLPVRVLKSESPRRETIKGKAEIVRRMPNEFSKSEWSVKQKAIFDSLKVWGTGTGYFEYEFPWPKNLKADAVQEIEFIAELGARRIQGKDMGEDYVSQGIDNISAKGIDPGHNPNSYPMTDDKKHPSQVGITLNDTDSQAITLANDPADHRGNLSWLSQKEDDTLTEAGSYGYLVKVQFGGEALKKAAEEGTARVKLAVTGGTGSDGGLSVYGEQFGRYIIDPTVVFRLK, from the coding sequence ATGCTTACGCTTCTTTTTTCATGTCTGGTTTTTTCAGGATGCGGGAAGAAACAGGTAACGTCGACGGAACCCATTCCCCTTCCCGAACACCCGCGTCCCGATTTCAGTCGGACGGACTGGATCAACCTCAACGGACGGTGGAGCTTCGCCCTCGACTCCCTCGATGTCGGCGCTGCCAGAGAATGGTTCAGGGAAGGCACGCCGTTCCCCGACACGATCACCGTTCCCTTCTCATGGGCTTCACCGCTTTCGGGCATCGGCAGGAAAGATGTGCATATCGCCTGGTACGCCCGTGATTTCGAGGTTCCGAAGACATGGGACAACCGGTTTGTGTTCCTCGTTATCGGCGCTTCGGATTTCACCACGAAAGTCTGGGTCAACGGTCACGAGATCGGCGTTCACGAGGGAGGATATACCCCGTTCGAATTCGAGATAACCGAAGCCCTTTTTGAAAAAGGAGCCAATCATCTTGTCATACGGGTCGAGGATGAACCAACTCCGGGACGGCTTGTGGGCAAGCAGGTCTACGGCGAAGCGAAAGGCATCTGGCAGACCGTATACCTCGAACCGCGCTCCGAGCTTCACCTGAAAATGGCGCATTTTTCTCCGGACATCGACCGTAAACTGGTCAAAATGCACCTGGCCTTCTCCGCGGCTACCGGTATGAACGACGAGGTCAGTATAGCCTTCGCCGATACATCGATCGCTCCGGTCAGGAAACCGCTGCCCCCGGGACAGGGTGAGTTCACGTTGACCATCCCGGTGCCGAAACCGCATCTCTGGAACCTCGATGACCCGTACCTCTATAATGTCGATATTACCCTCATCTCGGAAAAAGCGGCCATCGACACGGTTCACACGTACTTCGGAATGCGGAAAATCGGCGCCGCCTACCGTCCCAACTCGCGCGATATGTATGTGACGCTCAACAACAAGCCCGTGTATCTCCGGATGACCCTCGACCAGTCGTACCATCCCGAGGGTTTTTGCACCTTCCCGAGCGATGAGTTCATGCGCGGGGAAATCGAGCGGGCAAAAACCATCGGCCTCAACTGCCTGCGGATTCACATCAAAACCGAGATGCCCCGCAAGCTCTACTGGGCCGACAGGCTCGGTCTCCTGCTCATGTGCGACATACCCAATATCAACGGCGAACCGACCGAATACGGCCGTAAAAACTGGGAATATACGGCGTTCAATCAGATCGAGCGCGATTACAACCACCCCTCGATTTTCTCGTGGGTACTCTTCAACGAAACATGGGGACTCGTGACCCGCATCGAAAAACTTCCCGGCGAATTTGTCCATGAATACATGCCCGAAACACAGGCATGGGTGAAATCGATGTATCTGACCGCGAAAAATGCCGACCCGACCCGTCTCGTCGAGGACAATTCGCCCGACCAGGGACGCCGCTGGCATGTGATGACCGACATCAACTCGTGGCATGCTTACCTCCCCGGCTATCGGTGGGCCGAATACATGGATGAGGTTGTGAGAAACACCTTCCCCGGATCGGAATGGAATTTCATCGGCGGGAACAAACAGCCAGATATTCCCATGATGAACTCGGAATGCGGCAATGTGTGGGGGTACAAGGGCGGCACCGGCGATGTGGACATCAGCTACGAGTACCACATCATGATGAATGAGTACCGCCGTCGGCCCAGGATCAGCGGTTTCCTGTTCACCGAGTTCCACGATGTCATCAACGAGTGGAACGGCTACTACCGGTTCGACCGGAGCATGAAGGATTTCGGGCTCGATGAGCTCTGCCCGGGAATGACCGTGCGCGACTTCCACAGTGACCTTTACCTTATTCCCGGCGGGGATTTCAAGAAAATCGTCGCCCCCGGAGACACCTTTTCGGTGCCGGTTACCGCATCGTTCCTGAGCGATACTGTTCCCGGAGAGCTGACGGTGAAAACGCTCTTCCACGGGTGGAACCGTTTCGGGGACCACCGTGAATACTCCGCGGATTCGCTGACCGTACGGCCGGTGAAATACTCGGTGGTCAAGCTTCCCGACGTGAAACTCACCGCTCCGAAGGAAGAATGTATCGCCATGTTCTGTACATTCCTCATCGATGCGAAGGGCGATACGCTTCACCGTAATTTCCTGCCGGTTCGTGTGCTGAAGAGCGAATCACCGCGCCGGGAGACAATAAAAGGGAAAGCGGAAATTGTCCGCAGGATGCCGAACGAGTTTTCGAAAAGCGAGTGGTCGGTAAAACAGAAAGCAATTTTCGACAGCCTCAAGGTCTGGGGAACTGGCACCGGTTACTTCGAGTACGAGTTTCCATGGCCGAAAAATCTGAAAGCCGATGCGGTTCAGGAAATCGAATTCATCGCCGAACTCGGCGCCCGCCGGATACAGGGTAAGGACATGGGAGAGGATTATGTGAGCCAGGGAATCGACAATATCAGCGCGAAAGGCATCGATCCGGGGCACAATCCCAATTCCTACCCCATGACCGATGATAAAAAGCATCCCTCGCAGGTGGGGATTACTCTCAACGACACCGATTCGCAGGCTATCACGCTTGCGAATGACCCCGCCGATCACCGTGGCAATCTCTCATGGCTCAGCCAGAAAGAGGACGATACCCTCACAGAGGCGGGTTCCTACGGCTATCTGGTCAAGGTGCAATTCGGCGGAGAGGCGCTGAAAAAGGCGGCGGAAGAGGGTACGGCGCGGGTGAAGCTCGCAGTCACCGGAGGTACCGGCTCGGATGGCGGGCTGAGCGTGTATGGCGAGCAGTTCGGGAGGTATATAATCGACCCGACCGTGGTCTTCAGGCTGAAATAA